DNA sequence from the Armigeres subalbatus isolate Guangzhou_Male chromosome 1, GZ_Asu_2, whole genome shotgun sequence genome:
ggattgaatttgattaggaccaattttggattgaatttgatttggactaaatttggattgaatttgaattggatttgagttggaattggattgaattgggataAGATTTCGATTGGACTTGGACTTGAATTGGAATTTTGATTGactttggatttggaatggattcagattaaatttgtattggattaaGAGACATGAATAAGTATTTATTTCATTcgaactggatttggattgaattttgattggattgagtTGGATTCGGAttatattggatttgaattggatttggattgactatGAACGTGAAAAAAGATTAGATTTGAATGagtaattgaatttggattggattggacttgaattGGATGTTCAATGATTTCAGATTAAATTTGCAATAGATTCAGattaaaattggattggatttaaattaaatttgaatatgtATTTCATTGGTTATGgatagattttatttatttcattggatttggctagttttggattgcgtttgaattttatttggatttggattaggtttgatTTGGACTAAATTTGGATTTGGGTTAAATTAGGATCGGGTAAAGATTAAATTTACATTGAATAAAGATTAGACTTGAATAAGAAATTGGATTTTgctggattgggattggattggatttagatgtgAATGagcattttattaaatttggcttggatttggatgaagtttaatttgaattggatatggatgCGATTGGAATTAATTTTCGACTTGCTTAGGTGTTTGATTtcagttggatttggattgcattaggattagattggattaaaattgaatttgatgaTCTGAAGCTTTTTCGGCGTATTGTGTtacatttcgaataatttattACATTCCTGTAGAGTagaggaagagaagaatgctgTAGATAAGATCAAGTCTATagtgccgaaaaaaaaaattcacttcacTACATTGTGTTATTGGCATTCAATTATTGTCCAATATTTTGTAGTGTATTTCATTTGAACGTGTAGCGaccttatgtcgttttcggttattgctagGTCGAACCTGGTTCTGcaccggatccgctctaacagctgtcaaaacgttcggttattcgttcaggttggatcgcgatccgcaccagatccgacccaaaatgaatgaggttcgctctgccgatttatcgagatccaacctaggttcaccaatacattcaaacacaaactgtcaaactggtgtttatctttacgctaaaggaaaatgaaaacgtaaaagacacggatgggtatttgattttgtttgtttcatttgttaaatttatcaattttgttgctgtctTCCACGCAAAATGGATTCTTTTAATTGTGTGctgtcttcaagtttctctgatggtgaatcggattcagatatcgacatttttttcttatgattatttataaataaattcaaatgtttatttaggaacagtttttatacgaattgagcataattttttagtggaagaaaggtttttagtagtaattcgttaaaaaagcGACAAAGACATATTTTCTCCCATTGATATTgattatgttgaatctcctgtttagattatgtagtgaaaaattatttgcctctcttgtatatttggtttttgcagtttTGACGAAATCGCAATTTATCCCAAAGGGTCCCCTCTTCTTGggagaaaaatagcaaaaaaaaatgctaataGCAAAAAATAATGCTGTTCAGCTCTTGTAtgatttgattctttgttttaaaataaaaggccccGAATCTCAATAAATgttgtattggattttttacaaagtgtttccatattttctaGTTCTGTTCCTTTTCAAtgacataattgataattcaaatttactgtaacacaatcactgttacccaaaaagccatatagaatcagcataacagtttatcgggaaagacggattggcataaattctttcacggctatccacattgccgtcgtcattcatcacaagctcctaatcacattaatttattgatgAAATAATAGTCATTTTACcattaaacaattaacagaagaaacgtctgatttcccccataattcataaaacaagaaaaaataacactaattaaacaaaattcaatagataaaatatgTGTGCTTCTGCTAGCTGATAAAAAtgcgaattgaaaacaaaacagatgatagggattgagttctcactaataccatcatactgactcgatcccgattcgtttttcgttcggttattcagagtcggggtcggacctgacccaggtttaaaaccgaaaacgacattagattGTGAGATATTTCGATTCCATCCAACAAGAAACTTTTCGGGATCATTATGTGAGAACGAAATGAGAATctgtttgctgagtattgttgcgacgaacggtcgagaTCGGGCACGACATTTATTTTCACAAATGAACATGGACAGAGGTCATGCGAGGATTGGCACTTGCATGTCCCAAATGGGTAGTATACTTAAGAATGCGTGCTACTGTGTTATAGGACGAAAGCTTGACTGTTGGCTCTTCCACCGTTTCAAGTAGCCTTTACGAAGAGAGTAGTAGAATGGCTCAGCTATTAGCTATCGTTTTCACACGTAGGTGAACAGCATAATCCTTTCTACATGGTACTATTTCGCCTAAGGATAGTATTTTTGATGTAATGATGTTTAGTCAGTACGTTACACAATTGGATCGCTCGGGTATTCTATCGTTCATTGTTTTACTTATCGTCCTTATTCTAATTTTTTTCGAATAGGTCCGCTATCTAACGGTTAAAAAGCCACCGTCGATGGACGTGACTAATTTCTTCTCTTACCTCTTCACGGACGATGCCCTGATAGGCTACAACTACTCAGGAACGAACAACATTGGCGAACAGAAAATGCCGATGCGGaattatgaaattttcatcGATTGTATGATTGGTTAGTAGTTTTGTTTTGTGAGGATGCCAGAAAGAATTACAACTGAAGTATTTGCATTTCAGAAGCGTGGGCTGATCATGGCCTGGACCATACGATGCTGGAGgagaaaatcaaaattgttGTGAGGAAGCTAACAGCTAGACGACGGATGCAAAAGTTCAGAAAgagaaaatcaataaaatctTAAGTGTTAACATTAACATGTTTTCATAATTCATTCATTTTAGAAAAGTGCATCTCTGAActgttaaaacaaatttaataatttttaaatgcgTTTTTCAGACCCTTTGAAATCGAACAGAAGAAAGTTCAAGCCCACTGCTAAGCAAGATGAATGTGAGGCAACTGATGACGAAAATCAACGGTACATGTTTATCGTGAGCCGCAAGGGAGGCATTCTTCTGGTGCACGACAATCACATCTATCGGTCCAATATGCGCCGCCAGGGACCGCAGAAGAATATACTCTACTGGGAATGCGTCCGCAATCGTACGGAGAAATGCCGCGGCAGACTCAAAAGCGAAGCAAACAGTTTGTATGTTTCGAATACACATGGTATGAATGATGTGTAATGAATTGCTGGTAATAGATCAATTGAACTATCGTTTACTTGCAGTGTCTCATAATCATCGTTCAGAAGTGGATCGCATCTCTCGTGCCAAAGATGAAGGGTCGATTACATACCGCACGTTTTACTCGATTTtcaaataactcattccagatgttatttctcattttttcaatttaatctagtactttttttttgttttgttattgaacgaataaattcaataataacaaattgatataaaatgtttttattagTAAGTTTCGTTCTAAATTAACATTAGATGATGATGTCTACTGACAGTTTGAATAGACATGTGCTGCATTAGTTGCATTTTCTAACACATTTTAAcctgatttttagatttctacgtGCGGTACGTGTCCGGATTCAGGGGTAGCCGAAAGCTGAAAGTGGGTCAGTTTAGTTTCACCAAAAACAAGGAAAGCGTGAACAAAACGTACTGGTCCTGTGCGAGAGCGGGCATGAACAAATGCAAGGCACGGGTGTTAACATACACTTTGCAGAATGGGGAAGAGAATCTGGTTGTACGGTATCCGACCCACAATCATGAACCGTTCTAGTACTGCAAGCTAATATGGTGTTAGAAATAAATGTATTCGAGTGAAATAAATTGTATTCAATTCTTTTCAACGATTGATGGAAACTATTCTAGACTGTAATCATTGTATTCAACTTCATTCTAGAACATGATATGCTAGAGGATGGATCTTCCAAGGACGTATTTTTTACGGTCGGGCAACGAGGCTGTGTACTTTTGCACGTGGATGGCTACAAGTTTGTGAAAAATCGTAAAGGACCTTACAAAACTTATTGGATTTGCGCTAAAAAGGTAACGAAAAATCGTAGAGCTACTTACGTTGGAATTCAAAACGTTCCGAATGCATCGAATTGATCGTTAATTTCAGGGCAGCACGTCATGTCGAGCTAGAGTTATTACTCCGGCAAATAGCGAAGAGAAAAAAGTGGCCAAACTGATATCCTCTAGCGGTGCACACAACCATCCTGTAAACGTTGAACGAAAACCCCGGAATTGTATGATGCCGAAACTCGAATTGCCCGAAGACATACCGACATACGACATACTGGATtgaatgaatattttccaactGGACCGTTGTTTGTGATATAAATTTAATTTCGCAGGTGTCTAAAGTTTTTCTATTGTGTTGATATTCTCATATTCGAAATTATTACGCATACACAATTTCCTTTTCCTCACATCAAATGAAAATATCTACTTCTTagataaaataaattttgttagAATTTCGGAAATATTGATTTTACAATTAGGTTATTTTTTCGTGTATTGAACAGTAAATGCAATAAATTATGCATAACGCAGCTACAAACAAGACATAGTGTGATTAAATTATTACGTTGTAACATTTGCGCTTATTTATAACGATTATATCAAATACAATTCACGCACCACGCCTAGATTAAACTTTTTcgctttttatttaaaaaaaaaatggaaatgagTATTATAGATCAAATCTAATCTATTTTAATtaacatttgaattttatttgttttagtgCCTTTGATTACTACATTTTCCCGTCAGTTGCGATTCAACCATTCTGCTCATCGCCGATGTTTATTTTCCAAAACATTCCAACTGTTGGACGATCGGGCGACGTAGTAATAGAGTCAGATTGTTTGCTGGTTATTAACTTTTGGAGTACTAAATCATAAACGATGCACTGTTCGGTCTTGGTGTTGCAGCTTCTTCCGCCCAATATTTGCAAATAATAAATGATCTTTGAATAAACAACGAGAATAGAATTGATTTTGGCCCCAAATATGTATCATTCTACTACTTCACTGTTATTCATTTTCTAGATTATTAACAATATAAATTCTCCACAGACTCATACGAGAAACCAGCAATAATTCTGACGAAATTTTTGAGACCCACATCGGAGATGGAGTTGGCCCATTTCGGACTAAGCCAACGGGGAGCCAAGAAGTTGATCTGCCGTGGCTACGAGTACGTCAAGGATCGGGACTTTCCCGACTCAACGAATTGGCGCTGTGCATTGTTCCGTCGCCAGAAGTGCCGAGCCCGCGCCATAACCAAAGTGATCGAGGGCTTCACCTACGTGAGATTGACGAACGATGCCCACAACCATGACGGCCGAATGTATCGAAGGAATCCAGTTTTAATTACGGAAGTGGAGCAGATGTAGCTTGTCCTAGAGATGGAGAAGTATTTCCATTGTTGATTCATTACTTTATAAAGTATCAAATACAAACGAGTTTCAACTGATGTGAagatcttagaacattttttgtATTCTTCAAAAATGTGGAGATCGTACTAGAATACCATTGAACTTATATCACAttgtttttagttattatttaacAAGCTTAATTATGTACTGTTTGTCGTGAACTCAATTATTTTTGAAGTTGATATATTCAAAACAACGCAGTAGAAATAATCGGATTAGCtacattttttaaatcgttATAAAATATTTGGGAAGTACTAGAATATAATAGGACAGTACAATGCTAAAGCAGTAACAGATTTAGATACAGTAAAACAGAGCTTGTGAAAACGTTTATTTTTTCGATAGTTGAATATAGATTTGTCTATTATTATTTACTGGTAGATCATCGTTGAACTACTGCACGGTTGAATAATTCTTCACTTAGAAAGTTCATCACCCTAATATTGAATTGTCTCTTTCTTTCAGACGACAAATTGGATTTCACAGAGCGCGCCCTGTACGAGTACACCTCCCGAGGAACGCAGCGCTTGTTGTACGGCGGTTACTACTTCAGtaaaaacaaaaccaacgaaTCCAGCGGACGGGTGAACTGGAAGTGTCAATTCTACCAACGACTGCGCTGCAAAGCAAGAGCCATTACCAAAAACATCAATGGGTATGACTACGTGCGTATCACCCACGATGAGCACACCCATGGCAGTGATCTTACGGAGGCTGAATTTCGTCGTCCGAGGCGTAGGAAAGATGCGTCGTGAAGCTCTGTGAAACACTCTTGAGTGGGAGTAAAATGCCCGCGCTAGAGTATTTTTACTGATTGTGTAACATGTTGCGGTAAAACATTTCGCGGTTGTTCAACattgtttctctttttcttcgtTTAATTGCATTGCATCCTTAAACATTGACTAAGCCAACATGCTGTTTATTaggtacttccacagttattagctaAGAGTTTGAAAACCAAGTACACCATTCATGGTTCGAATATTACACAAATCACACAAATCAGCTTATAAGAGATTGGATCGAAAACTAATTCTAAGCAGCCGTATGTATTAAATATATTATTTGCCCATTCCGCGTACATTTGAAAGTAGGCGAACACACTGTTTTACTGTTAGTATGCCGgtgttaaaaaatataaaataataggGAACGGGGGTCTTCAgttagccttgcaagcaaaggcataggattgtcAATCGAGAAATggagagttcgattctcggtccggtctaggggtGGACATAATTGTGACATAGACCAAAATACTCGTGGTGGCTCAAGGTTAGAATATTGcctcagaatttcctccacaaAAAAAACCTCCAGAAATCGTTCGAGAAGTTGCTCCCTTAGTTGTTGCCTCAAAAATTTGCTCCAAAAACTTCTTTGGAGATTTCGCAagaaattgcttcgaaaattcctccagatgttgcttatgaatttctcttagaaattgcttcagaaacTCCTCCCGGAATCTTTTCCGAAGTTTCTCAGGAagttacttcggaaattcctccaggaaataattcaagaaactccatccggaatttattcctttttccggaatttcctcaaggagttcttgaattcttcaaaaaatcattttaaaatttatctaaaaattcttttgaaaacgcGATTTCTTAGAATATTGTTCCAGAAACTcctgtgggatttttttttaaacaattcgtTATGAtatgtatcttcttcttcttattggcattacatccacacactgggacagagccgcctcgcagcttagtgttcattaagcacttcaacagttattaactgcgaggtttctaagccaggttactatttttgcattcgtatatcatgaggctagcacgatgatacttttatgcccagggaagtcgagacaatttccaatccgaaaattgcctagaccggcaccgggaatcgaacccatccaccctcagcatggtcttgctttgtagccgcgcgtcttaccgcacggataaGGAGGGTGATATGTATAATCGAATAAATTCCTCTCGGAGTTCTGTCAGAAatgcctctggaaattcttttaaaatctcctctagaaaattctttaaagaaaATTCCGGAATTTTTCGGGAGAAATATCCCACGGATTTTtaggaggaatatccgaagaaactGCGGaacttcttttggaattcctggagaaaattcaatagaaattactggaataatttttaaaagagaACTTTCCGAAAGCTAATATTTGGAGCAATTTTTGAGACAATACCTGAGCGAATTTCATAAGCAACATCtggaacaattcctggaggtgtttctgaaagaatttttggaactCATAAGCATAtgactggagaaattttcaaatattttttaaaataatttttgaaggaattcctgaaaggatttcAAAAGGAGTTTTTGGTGGAATTTCTAAAGTAACTCCTAAAGGAACATCAAGATTTCCCAAATTGGAAATCTTGGAGTTATTTCTTATggtttgaaggaattttgaatggaatttccgaagaaatttttggagtaatttccgaaggagttcttagaggaatttcccaagtaattccctgaggaactcccTAAAAGTTTCTGTGGCAATTCCTGAGGAATGttcatccggaggaattttcgaaagaatgtttggaagaattttcgaagcaatttcaggagaaattatcGAAGCAGtttcaggaggaaattccggtggaattcctggaggaatttacgtaGGAAATTTATGAAGATTTGCCGATATAGATTCTGtaacaatttttgaaagaattcctggaagaatttcagaaggaatttctgaaggtactCTTTAAGAAACTCCTAAGAATgtcttggaagaattccttatgGAACTTTTACAGTAATGCCAGAAGGAATATCGggaggaattttcgatgaacttcctggaggacctttttgaatttctggaatgattttttgaaggaatttcgggaggaattccggaagaaatagtttctgtttctgtggcaattcctgaggaatgttcatccggaggaactttcgaatgaatgtttggaagaattttcgaagcaatttcaggagaaattatcGAAGCAGTTTCAGGAGGaaatttcggtggaattcctgaaggaatttccaaagtaatttttgaagaaatttccggagctcctggaggtatttccgaagtaactccacgaggaacttccgaaataattcatggaggaatttctgaggcAATTCCAGAGGAAAGTCCATAAGCGACATCTGGAATAAATACTTAAGATTGTTTGGAGGAAGTCTGGACGGAAATTGAAAAGGAAATTTTTAAacggaatatccagaggaatttcccaaaaaaaaaaactcctggaggaatatccattGGAGTTGCTGGAGAAGTTTCCGAATCAGATCATGCATTGTCCATCGTACATATAAATAACTGAAGCCCAACTCTATTTTGGTACCAGAAATCTGGCGCCGGGAGTGCTGAGGATCgccttcaaattaaaaaaaaaattgaagggtTGTGTAGAAGACACGACCGTAGGACGTAAACTATGTAGAAGAAATGGgtgaattcaaatttgaagtgtCATCAGTCTGATATCAActaataacgtcgtgtatttgagtgttttggATGTATAACAATCAgcggagatgcagaacttgttattagatacTGTGCATAATTAGATACTATACTATAAGGGGTCAACTTTTGGGTATTTTACCCTATATCATGTCATATCAAATTTCCATGCTTCTACTTTTTCTTGGGTTTTATCTAGgggcagcactgatgaaggaagtaagaagtaaggaaGCATAATTCAATAATACAAAATAGCCGAAAAGTAGGAAATTACCAATGATTGAAACGCGCTTTCCAATAGTTcagcgttgataatcaatagttggaatggaatggaattggcaaattgctggagagtttccgaatcgattgataagaaaatctcaaaaatccatggAAAGATAAAGACGCATTACCACTTGAaatccggtgttgaacttaatctagaattaaaaaaacacctaaagaaagattaaaaaaaaattaccacttgaaatctcttctgatttcgtgacggtctcgaatttggaaatttccgttttacttcCTGTATCCTAGTctttcccttagacgtagtttacgtcaaaaataaatctaaattcGATTCGTACCAGCGACGTTGTGAATGAGAAGCCTCAATCAAGACCTCGGATCTACGAACGCTTCGTTATGCATTGTGCTAAAAGTGCGCGTAACATGTTGCTGTTTTTCAATCACACCATCATTGaaattcaattgattttcaTGATTGAGTCAGAATCGTAAACAACAAGGCCAGAAAGACGTCAAGACTCAAGAGAAAAATTTCCTCTTGAAACGCGTTCGGAGCCCTATCATTACTGGGCACTCACGCTTCATATGACCGGGTTTGTGGGATTTATGACATACAATGAACTTCTTGTCTCTAACATTTCCACCAGCaccacggtatacagacaacaaggtaggctcgtaagaaaaatgacacttcaagagtaacgcatattttatcgccacatgttggagtactctctgaaaaatcttcacgtcatatttacctgaaaacaaatgtggttctcatccaccatacttttcacgtaagagtgacctgaatgacaagtaatctgaacaaaatttagtttccttgagttacgtgatttatccgGTGACTCTGATGACTGAATCATCCAGTACTAATGACGTGAAGCTTGAAAGCagttacgtgtttgatcaggtgaacctGACGTGATTAGTACGTACTGGTTACGTGAAATTTTAGTGAAAGCTACAAGACAGGGTAACCACTATATGTTTTGAAATGTATTGCAATATAGTGATTTTGGAAGAATGCAAAAATTAACAGGGACAGCCCATAAAAGGGAATCTTTTTCGCGTTGTTGATGCATTGATACAGGAAATGCCGTCATTTGTTCTATGCGCTTTGGAGTTATCGCAGAAACACTGTTGAAGAAAAAACGAAGTTATCGGCGGATGTTGAATGAACTTTATCAGATTTGTTAAGAAATGATGTCAATGAGAATCGCTGAGAATTTTAAAACCAGTTTCTTGCTCGAAAATTGCTAATATTGCCGCTGTTAATtaaccaaaaagtagtggaaccTAGACTATAAATTTTATACAAATGCGACCGGAAAACTGTACCTCTAGACATCCATGCAGCTTCCTTTTCTTTCACATTATTTTTCAACGAATCTAATAAATTTTATCCaacctccgttgatttttttccaaggaggAAAAATACAGGCACGGAAAATATCCACCTAGATGCACCTAAAATATCACTTACCTCCGCGAAGCCTCATTATGTTTAGGTTAAGTATCATTCATTCTTCTTTACAATGCAGGTCTTCCGCAAATTccgaagctgcaatcacacTAACACAATCTCACTCAAATTGTTTACGTGGATATACAGTCATATCCACCGAGATTTTTAGTAAaagtgtctgctattcaacatcgctttggaaggggtaatacgaagagcagggattaacacgagtggtacaattttcaatagatatcatagatattatggcacgtaactttgagaagatggaggaagcataCGAGGAAGccgactgaaaagggaagctaagcggatcggactagtcatcaacacgtcgaagacaaagtacctgataggaagaggttcaagagacgacaatgtgagccacccaccgcgagtttgcatcggtggtgacgaaatcgaggtggtagaagaatttgtgtacttgggctcactggtgactgccgaaaatgacaccagcagagaaattcggagacgcatagtggctggaaatcgtacatactttggactccgcaagacgctccgatcgaatagagttcgccgccgtaccaaactgacaatctacaaaacgctcattagaccggtagtcctctacggacacgagacctggacgatgctcgtggaggaccaacgcgcacttggagttttcgaaaggaaagtactgcgtaccatctatggtggggtgcagatggcggacggtacgtggagga
Encoded proteins:
- the LOC134221514 gene encoding uncharacterized protein LOC134221514 — its product is MLTTSASKTEQAQLEIQIGDLKRELNGLIVSADQRCSTAQVRGFHFPLVSMGEIERLEEAVRGNFDVRKEYVRYLTVKKPPSMDVTNFFSYLFTDDALIGYNYSGTNNIGEQKMPMRNYEIFIDCMIEAWADHGLDHTMLEEKIKIVVRKLTARRRMQKFRKRKSIKS